The genomic region CAGGTCTCGCACACGGTTTATGCTGCAATAGCGCCAAACCGGGGCGATTCCAAGCCTTTTCTTCGAAATAGATTAATCGCCTTGCCCGATCGCCGGAACTGGCATTTGCGGCGACTCAGCGCTTTTCCAGCACCACCATGCGTTCCCGGCCGGAAAGATCAAGATGGCTGGAGACAATTCCCCAGCGCAATTCCTTCGCCAGTTGCATAATTGCATCATGCTGGCCGTGGCCAGTCTCAAGATACAGTCGGCCTGCCGGCCGCAAACGGCCATGCGCCTGCGATAAAATGGCGCGATAGGCTTCCAGCCCGTCCGGGCCCCCGTCGAGCGCAAGATCGGGATCATGTTCGCGCACTTCCCGAGAAAGCCCGGCCATCTCGCCCGTTGCTATATAGGGCGGGTTGGACACGATGAAGGCAAACGGTCCTTCGATGTCGCTCAGAAAGCTTGTGCGAACCATCTCCAGCCGGTCGGCAACGCCATGTCTTTGCGCATTGACACCGGTTGCTTCCAGTGCGCCGCCAGCAAGATCGGTAGCCACTGCTGAAAGGGCCGGGTTTTCAGCCAGCAGGGAGACGCAGATGACGCCGCTGCCGCAACCCACATCAACAAACCGTGCCGGCAAGCCCTCGCCAAAATCCTGCAGAACCCGGTCCACCAGCAATTCGGTTTCGGGCCGGGGAATGAGACATTCCGGCGTTAGAAGAAACGTCCTGCCGTAAAATTCCCGCCGGCCAAGAATGCGGTGAACCGGCTCACCGGCGAGGCGCCGCCCGACCAAGGCTTCGAACATCTCCACAGCATCATGCGGCGCCATTTCCCTGCCGCAACTGACCAGTCTGCCCGGTTCCACCGACAATACCTCGGCCAGCAGGATGCGCGCATCCAGCGCCGGTGTTTCAATGCCTGCTGCCGCAAGCCTTTGGCCGGCACCAGATAGCAACTCCTGCACCGTAACGCCTGTCATGCGCCCTTCGCCTGAAATGCCGGCGTGCTCACTAGGCATCCTCTTCGGCAGCCAGCAGGCTTGCCTGATGATCCGTGACCAGTGCATCGATGATCTCGTCCAGGCCTTCGCCCTGGATAATCCGGTCCAGCTTGTAGAGCGTCAGGCCAATGCGATGGTCGGTAACCCTTCCCTGCGGAAAATTGTAGGTGCGGATGCGCTCGGAACGGTCGCCGGACCCGACCTGGCACTTGCGCGAACTGGCCCGCTCTTCATCCGCCTTCTGCCGTTCCATGTCGTAAAGCCGCGCCCTCAGCGTCTTCATGGCGCTGGCCCGGTTCTGATGCTGGGATTTTTCGGATGACGTTACCACAATGCCGGTCGGCAGATGGGTGATGCGAACCGCCGAATCCGTCGTGTTGACGTGCTGGCCGCCGGCCCCCGATGCCCGCATCGTATCGATGCGAATATCCTCCGGCTTGATCTCGATGTCGATGTCTTCGGCTTCCGGCAATACCGCTACCGTCGCTGCCGATGTGTGCACCCTTCCCCCTGCCTCGGTTTCCGGCACACGCTGCACCCGGTGAACGCCGGATTCAAATTTCAGCCTGGCAAAGACGCCCTTTCCGCTGATCGAAGCCACAATCTCCTTGTAGCCGCCAACATCGCCTTCGCTTGCCGAAAGAACTTCCACCTTCCAGCCTTTTTCCAGGGCATGGCGCTCATACATTCGAAACAGATCACCGGCAAACAGGGCAGCTTCACTCCCGCCGGTTCCCGCGCGGATTTCCAAAACGGCGCTTTTGTCATCTGCCTTGTCGCGCGGCAGCAGCAACAGTCGAATTTCACCGGATAGCCGCTCAACTGTTTCCTGCAGTTC from Salaquimonas pukyongi harbors:
- the prmC gene encoding peptide chain release factor N(5)-glutamine methyltransferase; its protein translation is MPSEHAGISGEGRMTGVTVQELLSGAGQRLAAAGIETPALDARILLAEVLSVEPGRLVSCGREMAPHDAVEMFEALVGRRLAGEPVHRILGRREFYGRTFLLTPECLIPRPETELLVDRVLQDFGEGLPARFVDVGCGSGVICVSLLAENPALSAVATDLAGGALEATGVNAQRHGVADRLEMVRTSFLSDIEGPFAFIVSNPPYIATGEMAGLSREVREHDPDLALDGGPDGLEAYRAILSQAHGRLRPAGRLYLETGHGQHDAIMQLAKELRWGIVSSHLDLSGRERMVVLEKR
- the prfA gene encoding peptide chain release factor 1, giving the protein MLDPSKLDQLTSRFETLETQMAANPDADTYVALASEYSGLEPVVGKIRELQAAQASLAGLDEMLADKTIDGEMREMAEAEYPELQETVERLSGEIRLLLLPRDKADDKSAVLEIRAGTGGSEAALFAGDLFRMYERHALEKGWKVEVLSASEGDVGGYKEIVASISGKGVFARLKFESGVHRVQRVPETEAGGRVHTSAATVAVLPEAEDIDIEIKPEDIRIDTMRASGAGGQHVNTTDSAVRITHLPTGIVVTSSEKSQHQNRASAMKTLRARLYDMERQKADEERASSRKCQVGSGDRSERIRTYNFPQGRVTDHRIGLTLYKLDRIIQGEGLDEIIDALVTDHQASLLAAEEDA